The following are encoded together in the candidate division KSB1 bacterium genome:
- the ahcY gene encoding adenosylhomocysteinase codes for MYETEVITSQAVTNGANGRNATTLPHRPPYKVADISLAAWGRREIELAEKEMPGLMALREEYRSQQPLKGARIAGSLHMTIETAVLIETLVALGAKVRWASCNIFSTQDHAAAAIAAAGIPVFAWKGETEEEYWWCTEQTLYFDNGEGPNMIVDDGGDLTYFVHNKMPQFLPGIKGITEETTTGVHALYKMLKEGRLKVPAINVNDSVTKSKFDNLYGCRESLADGIKRATDVMLAGKVAVVAGYGDVGKGSAQSLRGFGCRVVISEIDPICALQAAMEGYQVATIDDFVETADIFVTATGCKDVITLEHLQRMKDGAIVCNIGHFDIEIQVARLNAFPGIRKIEIKPQVDKYIFPDGHSILLLAEGRLVNLGCASGHPSFVMSNSFTNQVLAQIELFNNHYEVGVYMLPKKLDEKVARLHLDKLGAKLTKLTPEQAAYLDVPVDGPFKPAHYRY; via the coding sequence ATGTACGAAACCGAAGTCATCACCTCACAAGCCGTCACCAACGGTGCCAACGGCAGGAACGCAACGACGCTGCCCCATCGCCCGCCCTACAAAGTCGCCGACATTTCCCTGGCGGCGTGGGGCCGCCGCGAGATCGAACTGGCGGAGAAGGAAATGCCCGGCCTGATGGCGCTGCGCGAAGAGTATCGCAGCCAGCAGCCGTTGAAGGGCGCACGCATTGCCGGCTCGCTGCACATGACCATCGAGACCGCGGTGCTGATCGAAACCCTGGTGGCGCTCGGTGCGAAGGTGCGCTGGGCCTCCTGCAACATTTTCTCCACCCAGGATCATGCCGCGGCTGCCATCGCCGCCGCCGGCATCCCGGTGTTCGCGTGGAAGGGCGAAACCGAAGAGGAATACTGGTGGTGCACCGAGCAGACGCTGTATTTCGACAATGGCGAAGGCCCGAACATGATCGTCGATGACGGCGGTGATCTGACCTACTTCGTGCACAACAAAATGCCGCAGTTTCTGCCCGGCATCAAAGGCATCACCGAGGAGACCACCACCGGCGTGCACGCCCTCTACAAAATGTTGAAGGAGGGCCGCCTCAAAGTCCCGGCGATCAACGTCAACGACTCGGTGACCAAGAGCAAGTTCGACAATCTCTACGGCTGCCGCGAATCGCTGGCCGACGGCATCAAACGGGCCACCGACGTCATGCTGGCCGGCAAGGTGGCGGTGGTGGCCGGTTACGGCGACGTCGGCAAGGGCTCGGCCCAATCGCTGCGCGGTTTCGGCTGCCGCGTGGTGATCAGCGAAATTGACCCCATCTGCGCACTGCAGGCGGCGATGGAGGGTTATCAGGTGGCGACCATCGATGATTTCGTCGAGACCGCGGATATCTTTGTCACGGCCACCGGCTGCAAAGACGTCATCACGCTCGAGCATCTTCAAAGGATGAAAGACGGCGCCATCGTCTGCAACATCGGCCATTTCGACATCGAAATTCAGGTCGCCCGCCTCAATGCCTTTCCCGGCATCCGCAAAATCGAGATCAAGCCCCAGGTGGACAAGTACATCTTTCCGGACGGCCATTCGATTCTGTTGCTTGCCGAAGGCCGGCTGGTCAATCTGGGCTGTGCCAGCGGCCATCCGTCGTTCGTGATGTCCAACTCTTTCACCAACCAGGTGCTGGCGCAGATCGAGCTGTTCAACAATCACTACGAGGTCGGCGTTTACATGCTGCCCAAGAAGCTCGACGAAAAGGTCGCCCGGCTGCATTTGGACAAGCTCGGCGCCAAACTCACCAAACTCACCCCGGAACAGGCCGCGTATTTGGATGTCCCGGTCGACGGCCCGTTCAAACCCGCGCATTACCGCTATTGA
- a CDS encoding TIGR00282 family metallophosphoesterase, producing the protein MKENEAWTLLFIADIIGQPGLEIVARLLPGLKQQHQPDLVIANGENAAEGKGITAALARQYLELGIDVITGGNHTWENPEVFKIWQKDEGLSSRVLRPANYPPPNPGRGYTLVDLEEGVKAAVINLQGRTYLYSIDCPFRTADEILRRIDRQASVVIVDFHAEATAEKMALAWHLDGRVSAVIGTHTHVPTADEQILPGGTAYLTDLGMTGPFDSVIGMKKETAIKRFMRGVPMRFEVASGNVRLCGALIRISKTTMKAVSIERLFLQ; encoded by the coding sequence ATGAAAGAAAACGAAGCGTGGACGCTCCTTTTTATTGCCGATATCATCGGCCAGCCCGGCCTGGAGATTGTCGCGCGTCTCTTGCCCGGCTTGAAACAGCAGCATCAGCCGGATTTGGTCATTGCCAACGGTGAGAACGCCGCCGAAGGCAAAGGCATCACCGCCGCGCTCGCCAGACAATATCTCGAGCTCGGCATCGATGTCATTACCGGCGGCAACCATACCTGGGAAAATCCGGAAGTCTTCAAAATCTGGCAAAAGGACGAGGGCCTGAGCAGCCGGGTGTTGCGGCCGGCAAACTATCCGCCGCCCAATCCCGGTCGGGGCTACACCCTGGTCGACCTGGAAGAGGGCGTCAAAGCCGCGGTCATCAATTTGCAGGGGCGGACTTATCTGTATTCGATCGACTGCCCCTTTCGCACCGCGGATGAAATCCTGCGCCGCATCGACCGCCAGGCGAGCGTTGTAATCGTCGATTTTCATGCCGAGGCCACTGCCGAAAAAATGGCCCTGGCCTGGCATCTGGACGGCCGCGTCAGTGCCGTCATCGGCACGCACACCCACGTGCCAACCGCAGATGAGCAGATTCTGCCCGGTGGCACCGCCTACCTTACCGACCTGGGCATGACCGGCCCGTTTGACTCGGTGATCGGCATGAAAAAAGAGACCGCCATCAAACGGTTCATGCGGGGCGTGCCCATGCGTTTCGAAGTGGCCAGTGGCAACGTCCGGCTGTGCGGCGCGCTCATCCGCATCAGCAAGACGACAATGAAAGCGGTCAGCATCGAACGGTTGTTTCTGCAATAG
- the folD gene encoding bifunctional methylenetetrahydrofolate dehydrogenase/methenyltetrahydrofolate cyclohydrolase FolD, giving the protein MSAVLIDGKRIAEQIKAELSERIQALKQKHVTPGLAAVLVGDDPASAVYVGAKAKMCESLGLFSRVYHLEPATSQAALLELLAQLNHDATVHGILVQLPLPPQIDPQRVLAAIAPEKDVDGFTPVNRGKLQSGEETFIPCTPAGVLELLQRSGFPVAGKHVVILGRSGIVGMPLAVLLAQKRPHANATVTICHSATRNVPHFTRQAEILVAAIGKAQFVTADMVQEGVVVIDVGTNRVADPATSRGYRLVGDVDFAAVREKAAAITPVPGGVGPMTIMMLMHNTVLAAERLTAGSV; this is encoded by the coding sequence ATGTCCGCAGTTTTGATCGACGGCAAGCGCATAGCTGAACAAATCAAGGCTGAGTTGAGTGAGAGGATTCAGGCGCTCAAGCAGAAACACGTGACCCCCGGGCTGGCGGCGGTGCTGGTGGGCGATGATCCCGCCTCCGCGGTTTATGTCGGGGCGAAGGCGAAGATGTGTGAAAGCCTGGGGCTTTTCTCCAGGGTTTATCATCTGGAACCCGCCACTTCGCAAGCCGCGCTGCTGGAGTTGCTGGCGCAGCTCAATCATGACGCCACCGTGCACGGCATATTGGTGCAGTTGCCCCTGCCGCCGCAAATTGACCCGCAACGCGTGCTCGCCGCCATCGCCCCGGAAAAGGACGTGGACGGCTTCACCCCGGTCAATCGCGGCAAGCTGCAGAGTGGCGAGGAGACTTTCATTCCCTGCACGCCGGCCGGGGTGCTGGAGCTGCTGCAGCGCAGCGGATTTCCCGTGGCGGGAAAACATGTGGTGATTCTCGGGCGCAGTGGCATCGTCGGCATGCCGCTGGCGGTGTTGCTGGCACAGAAACGGCCGCACGCCAATGCCACGGTGACCATCTGCCATTCAGCCACCCGCAATGTGCCGCACTTCACCCGCCAGGCAGAAATTTTGGTTGCGGCCATCGGCAAAGCCCAATTTGTGACGGCGGATATGGTGCAGGAGGGCGTGGTGGTGATCGATGTCGGCACCAATCGCGTTGCAGATCCGGCGACAAGCAGGGGCTATCGCCTGGTTGGCGATGTTGATTTTGCCGCCGTCCGGGAAAAAGCGGCGGCCATCACGCCGGTGCCCGGCGGAGTCGGCCCCATGACCATCATGATGTTGATGCACAACACGGTGCTGGCTGCCGAGCGCTTGACCGCCGGCAGCGTCTAA
- the rny gene encoding ribonuclease Y: protein MTISEIGLIVAAFSAGMLTGWLLRQKIGRARRAHAEATARQIIAEATQEAENLKQAKLLEVRDELFQKRQELEQEIKNRRHQLQKQESQLAARETSLDRKVDLLNQKKQELAKLEENLLSREASLKLQAQELDRLLAEENKKLEQISGLTNEEAKRIQLNNFLELAKQEAAQTVKEIKDHARMVASREARDILVQAIQRTNISHVVESTVSVVRLPNDDMKGRIIGREGRNIRSFEAATGIEVLIDDTPNVVMLSGFDPVRREIAKLSLEKLITDGRIHPGRIEEVVEKTRSEVEELIREAGEQAMLEVGLHGLHVELIRLLGKLKYRSSEGQNLLQHSIETALIAGVIAAEVGLESQVVKRGALLHEIGAAVERETDTSAAEMGAALARRYGENEAVENAILFANNPNRNGQMLTAASLIVATANEISLSRPGAQKETLAQYFQRMSALENIANSFPGVLRTYALQAGREIRVIVEHTKVDDARAEQMAVDIARKIQQNVHYPGQIRVTIVREYRAVDYAK, encoded by the coding sequence ATGACGATCAGTGAGATCGGGCTCATCGTGGCGGCGTTCAGCGCCGGCATGCTGACCGGCTGGTTGCTGCGGCAAAAGATCGGCCGTGCGCGCCGGGCGCACGCCGAAGCCACCGCCCGCCAAATCATCGCGGAAGCCACCCAGGAGGCGGAAAACCTCAAACAGGCCAAGCTGCTGGAAGTGCGCGATGAGCTCTTTCAAAAACGGCAGGAGCTCGAACAGGAGATCAAAAATCGGCGGCACCAACTTCAAAAACAGGAGAGCCAACTCGCTGCGCGGGAGACCAGCCTCGACCGCAAAGTCGACCTGCTGAATCAAAAGAAACAGGAGCTCGCCAAGCTCGAGGAAAACCTGCTCAGCCGCGAAGCCAGCCTGAAACTGCAAGCCCAGGAACTCGACCGCTTGCTTGCCGAGGAAAACAAGAAACTCGAACAAATTTCCGGGCTGACCAACGAAGAAGCCAAACGCATTCAGCTCAACAACTTTCTCGAACTGGCCAAGCAGGAGGCGGCGCAGACGGTCAAAGAAATCAAGGATCATGCCCGCATGGTGGCCAGCCGCGAGGCCAGAGACATTCTGGTGCAGGCGATTCAACGCACCAACATCAGTCATGTGGTGGAATCCACCGTCTCGGTGGTGCGCCTGCCCAACGATGACATGAAAGGCCGCATCATCGGCCGCGAGGGCCGCAACATCCGCTCGTTCGAGGCCGCCACCGGCATCGAAGTGCTGATCGACGACACCCCCAACGTGGTGATGCTCTCCGGCTTCGATCCGGTGCGCCGGGAAATCGCCAAACTCTCGCTGGAAAAACTGATCACGGACGGCCGCATTCATCCCGGCCGCATCGAGGAAGTGGTTGAAAAAACCCGCAGCGAGGTCGAGGAACTCATTCGCGAGGCCGGCGAGCAGGCCATGCTGGAGGTGGGCCTGCACGGCCTGCACGTCGAGCTGATCCGGTTGCTGGGCAAACTGAAATATCGCAGCAGCGAGGGACAAAACCTGCTGCAGCACAGCATCGAGACTGCACTCATCGCCGGAGTGATCGCCGCGGAAGTCGGCCTGGAGTCCCAGGTGGTCAAACGGGGCGCGCTGCTGCACGAAATCGGCGCGGCAGTCGAGCGGGAAACCGACACCAGCGCCGCGGAAATGGGCGCCGCTCTGGCGCGACGCTACGGCGAAAACGAAGCGGTGGAAAACGCCATTCTGTTCGCCAACAACCCCAATCGCAACGGCCAGATGCTGACGGCGGCCTCCCTCATCGTGGCCACCGCCAATGAAATCTCGCTCTCCCGGCCGGGCGCACAGAAGGAAACGCTGGCGCAATACTTTCAGCGCATGTCGGCGCTGGAAAATATCGCCAACTCCTTCCCCGGCGTCCTCCGCACCTACGCGCTGCAGGCCGGCCGCGAAATTCGTGTGATCGTCGAGCACACCAAGGTGGACGATGCCCGCGCCGAACAGATGGCGGTGGACATTGCGCGCAAAATTCAGCAAAACGTCCACTACCCCGGCCAGATTCGCGTCACCATCGTGCGGGAATACCGGGCGGTGGATTACGCCAAATGA
- a CDS encoding metalloregulator ArsR/SmtB family transcription factor, which yields MNSDLLQVFKALADETRLRLLAVLAQGDFNVNELIEILRMGQSRISRHLKILAECGLVVSRREGHWTFYSLTPPNGRVELGEAASLALKAAARLRSRETDLQQIESIVQRRRQASQRYFDRVGPEWERLQREVLDSSYYREHVLRHLPQGRESAADLGAGAGLLLPALLQRFQRVIAIDSSRTMLRVAADYVAQEMPAALARCDFRLGEIEHLPLPDAAVEAAVACMVLHHVSQPAGALAEIFRILKPGGTLVIADLLQHEVVEMREKYADLWLGFKRADLNKWLIAAGFAPPQSEILAKNETMKVLIFQATKP from the coding sequence ATGAATTCGGATCTGTTGCAAGTGTTCAAGGCCTTGGCGGATGAAACCCGTCTGCGCCTGCTCGCGGTTTTGGCGCAGGGCGATTTCAACGTCAACGAGCTGATCGAAATTCTGCGCATGGGGCAGTCGCGCATTTCGCGACATCTCAAAATCCTGGCGGAATGCGGGCTGGTCGTCAGCCGGCGTGAGGGGCATTGGACATTCTACTCACTCACGCCACCCAACGGCAGGGTGGAGCTGGGCGAAGCAGCAAGCCTGGCGCTGAAGGCTGCGGCCCGGCTTCGCTCGCGCGAAACGGATTTGCAACAGATCGAATCGATCGTGCAGCGCCGCCGGCAGGCGAGCCAAAGGTATTTCGACCGTGTCGGTCCGGAATGGGAGCGCCTGCAGCGGGAGGTACTGGACAGTAGTTACTACCGCGAGCATGTGTTGCGGCATTTACCCCAGGGGCGCGAGAGCGCAGCTGATCTGGGCGCCGGTGCCGGGCTGCTGCTGCCGGCGCTGTTGCAACGCTTTCAGCGGGTGATCGCGATCGATTCCTCCCGCACCATGCTGCGTGTGGCTGCCGATTACGTGGCGCAGGAGATGCCCGCCGCGCTGGCGCGCTGCGATTTTCGCCTGGGTGAAATCGAGCATCTGCCGCTGCCGGATGCGGCGGTGGAGGCGGCGGTGGCCTGCATGGTGCTGCATCATGTTTCGCAGCCGGCCGGTGCCCTGGCAGAAATTTTTCGCATACTCAAACCCGGCGGCACGCTGGTCATCGCCGATTTGCTGCAGCATGAGGTCGTGGAAATGCGGGAGAAGTACGCCGATCTCTGGCTCGGCTTCAAACGCGCCGACCTGAACAAATGGCTGATCGCGGCCGGCTTTGCGCCGCCCCAATCGGAGATTCTTGCCAAAAACGAAACGATGAAGGTTCTCATCTTCCAAGCAACCAAACCTTAG
- a CDS encoding tetratricopeptide repeat protein, whose translation MSSQAAQKFISATLALSDIRHLDAEIHELITFKKDPAQIAEYLSRRFGHSSQLQIKIVDNKAELRWLLPAMNPEAESLHREAMAFAKQRDFAKAIARWTQALAKNPWDPDYYFNLGIACFANKNYKEAVENFRQAVTLCPIYHRAHLILGTILLKMRKFAEAEGHLKESIFFDPRNALAHLNLGAVYSILKKYKEGIASFQRAIELSPNEIRAYFGLAKIYAILGDTENANLNYRKVIELDPKHALAAHAKRSIISAAPTVETADLESLYAEGYKAFLYSDFKGAARMYQKYLEKKPDDDQVWAALGVALQRAGAPDRAVKAFAQASKLNPAKGLYFKQLAIACDLIDRPAEAVKAFEQASELGKGDSVMLAVWGKNLIKLNRLTESIPQLERGVKLNRSNLLAHYYLAMALIKMNEVERAISHLETILGAKVNTPLKEQAQELLRKVA comes from the coding sequence ATGAGTTCACAGGCTGCCCAAAAATTCATCTCAGCCACACTCGCGCTCTCCGATATTCGCCACCTCGACGCCGAAATCCACGAGCTGATCACGTTCAAAAAAGACCCCGCCCAAATCGCGGAATACTTGAGCCGGCGCTTCGGTCACAGCAGCCAGTTGCAGATCAAAATTGTCGACAACAAGGCCGAGCTGCGCTGGCTGCTGCCGGCGATGAACCCCGAAGCCGAAAGCCTGCATCGCGAAGCCATGGCCTTCGCCAAGCAGCGTGACTTTGCCAAGGCCATTGCTCGCTGGACACAGGCGCTGGCGAAAAACCCCTGGGATCCCGATTACTACTTCAATCTCGGCATTGCCTGCTTCGCCAACAAAAATTACAAGGAGGCGGTTGAAAATTTCCGCCAGGCGGTCACGCTCTGCCCGATCTATCATCGCGCGCATTTGATTCTGGGCACGATTCTGCTGAAGATGCGCAAGTTTGCCGAAGCCGAGGGCCATCTCAAAGAGAGCATCTTCTTCGATCCGCGCAATGCGCTCGCCCATCTCAACCTCGGTGCGGTCTACAGCATTCTCAAAAAATACAAAGAAGGCATCGCCAGCTTTCAGCGCGCCATCGAACTCTCGCCCAACGAGATCCGCGCCTACTTCGGCCTGGCCAAGATCTATGCCATCCTCGGCGATACTGAAAACGCCAATCTCAATTACCGCAAAGTCATCGAGCTCGATCCCAAGCATGCGCTGGCGGCACACGCCAAGCGCAGCATCATCTCCGCAGCGCCCACGGTGGAAACTGCCGATCTCGAAAGTCTGTACGCCGAGGGTTACAAGGCTTTTTTGTATTCGGATTTCAAAGGCGCCGCACGCATGTACCAGAAGTATTTGGAGAAAAAGCCCGATGATGACCAGGTGTGGGCGGCTTTGGGGGTGGCGCTGCAGCGTGCCGGTGCGCCGGATCGTGCGGTCAAGGCTTTTGCCCAGGCGAGCAAACTCAATCCTGCAAAAGGGCTTTATTTCAAGCAACTGGCCATCGCCTGCGACCTCATCGACCGGCCGGCGGAGGCGGTGAAGGCTTTCGAACAGGCGAGCGAACTGGGCAAGGGGGATTCGGTGATGCTGGCGGTGTGGGGTAAAAATCTCATCAAACTGAACCGGCTGACGGAGTCCATTCCGCAACTCGAGCGTGGTGTAAAATTGAACCGTTCCAACCTGCTGGCGCACTACTATCTCGCCATGGCGCTCATCAAGATGAACGAAGTCGAGCGTGCCATCTCCCATCTGGAAACGATTCTGGGCGCCAAGGTCAACACGCCCTTGAAGGAGCAGGCGCAGGAACTGCTGCGCAAGGTAGCCTGA
- a CDS encoding patatin-like phospholipase family protein, protein MIWSSRQSVAASHPFAFVFFVAAFVAITVGFGRAARLPAADSSRLRPGGALVFTPRLGKLVRPPHAFVAFHELAHPRVGLALSGGGSRCLAQIGVLQALEEHEVGIDLIVGTSMGSIIGGLYAAGYSARQLREIVHQLDWETLLRDEPQRRDLLLSQKQEHDRTYLQVRLRGWKPAWPRALTAGQKLQSVLTELTLKANYWASSSFDNLRIPFRAVATDVNSGREVLIDRGDLAEAMRASAAIPFLLSPVPRQNHLLVDGGLLNNIPVDVVRRMGMEVVIAVDATSNLRSQEHLSMPWEFADQVTTIMQQERNREQAARADVLISLREEPRPSLDFSRLDSLIELGYQKTLAQMDRIRRLCGQVQASAANGAAAPYAVRHFAVRGVPVEALPLAGMGNGGGRLSAEAIQQQVDQLYASGDYRRVSAVLRNDTLYFEAESNPVLRSLRFEGNTVYSDLELFACLQSRLGERLNHLRGRRDLTNLLEKYRQEGYALAEIRSVEFDSSNGALVITVEEGRIADIVCEGLVHTRAFVAQREFTLERGEIFNSKAAQQSVVNLHNTGLFEKVGLSLVRLPDGSALVKFKVEEKPYTLLRLGIFSESERGTRVFAEVGNENLFGTGTRLLWHGNLGERDQVARLSWYADRFAHTYLNLATSVYHELRENLTYLPGHPDPRGAYDERRWGVRASLGQQVSRLGGIALELRSEEVRLRSLSGSGYPVGTARLNSLTLRSILDTRDQFPFTRTGRYLHLAYEYFRPFDGGLVTFSKFQAQLESFDSAGPHTLRYRFVLGAAEETTPFSEQFKLGGPHDLYGLRDQEFVGRHLLLGSMEYRYQLRKRPLLDTYLSLRYDWGGVWVDRKDTSYRKIRNGIGMALTVATPLGPAGVAVGLFEGRQKRVYFQFGHAF, encoded by the coding sequence GTGATTTGGTCCTCTCGTCAGTCTGTCGCCGCCTCACATCCCTTTGCCTTCGTTTTCTTCGTTGCTGCTTTCGTAGCTATCACTGTCGGTTTCGGCAGAGCTGCCCGTCTGCCTGCGGCGGACTCCAGCCGGCTGCGCCCGGGCGGTGCGCTGGTTTTTACACCGCGCCTGGGCAAATTGGTGCGGCCGCCGCATGCTTTCGTGGCATTTCACGAGCTGGCACATCCGCGCGTGGGGCTGGCGCTGAGCGGCGGCGGCAGCCGCTGCCTGGCGCAAATCGGTGTGCTGCAGGCCCTGGAGGAGCACGAAGTTGGCATCGATCTGATCGTCGGCACCAGTATGGGCAGCATCATCGGCGGCTTGTATGCCGCAGGTTATTCCGCCCGCCAACTGCGCGAGATTGTGCACCAGCTTGACTGGGAAACGCTTTTGCGCGACGAGCCACAGCGCCGCGATCTGCTGCTCAGCCAAAAGCAGGAGCATGATCGCACCTATCTGCAAGTGCGACTGCGCGGGTGGAAGCCGGCATGGCCGCGGGCGCTCACCGCCGGCCAGAAACTGCAATCTGTGCTCACCGAACTCACCCTCAAGGCCAACTACTGGGCCAGCTCCAGCTTTGACAATTTGCGCATTCCCTTCCGCGCTGTCGCCACCGATGTCAACAGCGGCAGGGAGGTGCTGATCGACCGCGGGGATTTGGCCGAGGCCATGCGCGCCTCCGCCGCCATTCCGTTTTTACTCTCTCCGGTGCCACGCCAGAATCACCTGCTCGTCGATGGCGGCCTGCTCAACAACATTCCAGTGGACGTGGTGCGGCGCATGGGCATGGAGGTCGTCATCGCGGTGGATGCCACCTCCAATTTGCGCAGCCAGGAGCATCTCAGCATGCCCTGGGAATTTGCCGATCAAGTCACCACCATCATGCAGCAGGAACGGAATCGTGAGCAGGCGGCCCGCGCCGACGTGTTGATCTCTCTGCGCGAGGAGCCGCGGCCCTCGCTCGATTTCTCCCGGCTGGATTCGCTGATCGAGCTGGGCTATCAAAAAACCCTGGCGCAGATGGATCGCATCCGCCGGCTTTGCGGTCAGGTGCAGGCGAGCGCTGCCAACGGCGCGGCGGCACCTTATGCGGTCCGCCACTTCGCCGTGCGTGGCGTGCCGGTGGAGGCCCTGCCGCTGGCCGGGATGGGCAATGGCGGAGGCCGGCTCAGTGCCGAGGCGATTCAGCAACAAGTCGATCAGCTCTATGCCAGCGGCGACTACCGCCGCGTCAGCGCGGTACTGCGGAACGATACGCTCTATTTCGAAGCCGAAAGCAATCCCGTTCTCCGCAGCCTGCGCTTCGAAGGCAACACGGTTTATTCCGATCTCGAGCTCTTTGCCTGCCTGCAATCGCGCCTGGGCGAACGTCTGAATCATCTGCGCGGCCGGCGGGATTTGACCAATCTGTTGGAAAAATACCGACAGGAGGGCTACGCGCTGGCGGAAATCCGCAGCGTGGAGTTTGATTCCAGCAACGGGGCGCTGGTCATTACGGTGGAGGAAGGCCGGATTGCCGACATCGTGTGCGAGGGTTTGGTGCACACCAGGGCTTTCGTGGCGCAGCGCGAATTCACGCTCGAGCGCGGCGAGATTTTCAACTCCAAAGCCGCGCAGCAAAGCGTGGTCAATCTTCACAACACCGGCCTGTTCGAAAAAGTGGGACTGAGCCTGGTGCGGCTGCCCGACGGCAGCGCGCTGGTCAAATTCAAAGTCGAGGAAAAACCCTACACCCTGCTGCGTTTGGGCATCTTCTCGGAAAGTGAACGCGGCACCCGCGTGTTTGCCGAAGTGGGAAACGAGAACCTTTTTGGCACCGGCACGCGGCTGTTGTGGCACGGCAACCTGGGTGAGCGCGATCAGGTGGCGCGGCTGTCCTGGTATGCGGATCGTTTCGCGCACACTTATCTCAACCTGGCCACCAGTGTCTATCATGAGTTGCGCGAGAATCTCACCTATTTGCCGGGCCACCCCGACCCCCGGGGTGCCTATGACGAGCGCCGGTGGGGCGTGCGTGCCTCTCTGGGGCAGCAGGTGAGCCGGTTGGGCGGCATCGCCCTGGAGTTGCGCTCGGAGGAGGTGCGGTTGCGCAGCCTGTCGGGCAGCGGCTACCCGGTGGGCACGGCGCGCTTGAACAGCCTGACGCTGCGTTCAATTCTCGATACCCGTGATCAGTTCCCTTTCACCCGCACCGGCCGCTACCTGCATTTGGCGTATGAATACTTTCGCCCGTTTGACGGCGGACTGGTCACATTCTCCAAATTTCAGGCGCAGTTGGAATCGTTCGACTCCGCCGGCCCGCACACCTTGCGCTACCGTTTTGTCCTGGGCGCGGCGGAGGAAACCACGCCATTCAGCGAGCAATTCAAACTCGGCGGGCCGCATGACCTTTACGGCCTGCGCGACCAGGAATTCGTCGGCCGGCATTTGCTCCTCGGCAGCATGGAATATCGCTACCAACTGCGCAAGCGGCCCCTGCTGGATACCTACCTGAGTTTGCGTTATGATTGGGGCGGCGTATGGGTGGATCGCAAGGACACTTCCTATCGCAAGATCCGCAACGGCATTGGCATGGCCTTGACTGTCGCCACACCGCTGGGTCCGGCGGGCGTGGCCGTCGGGCTTTTCGAGGGCAGGCAGAAGCGGGTGTACTTCCAGTTTGGCCACGCTTTTTGA
- a CDS encoding cell division protein ZapA, with protein sequence MPEGTVLKVNIYGTEYPIRGEVDVEYIRRVAEYVDRKMREVDQSTAAKSSLKVAILAALNIADELFRERDEKAGLLKSFEAKAEQLSKLLHENLK encoded by the coding sequence ATGCCTGAAGGCACCGTTCTGAAAGTCAACATTTACGGCACCGAGTATCCCATCCGGGGCGAGGTCGATGTGGAATACATCCGCCGCGTGGCGGAGTATGTCGATCGCAAGATGCGGGAAGTCGACCAGAGCACGGCGGCGAAATCCTCGCTGAAGGTGGCGATCCTGGCGGCGCTCAACATCGCGGACGAGCTGTTCCGCGAACGCGACGAGAAAGCAGGTCTGTTGAAGAGTTTCGAGGCCAAGGCCGAACAGTTGTCGAAGCTTTTGCATGAGAATTTGAAATAG
- a CDS encoding IS5 family transposase (programmed frameshift), which produces MLLPPWPDKPKGGRPPMPDKQAFFAIHYILVTGIQWKALPRSLGAPSTVHDRFPKMSAVGLFLDLWRLGVHTYDHVLPLMWEWQVMDGAITKAPLGGENTGPNPTDRARRGTKRHLLTDGRGIPLALVVSGANRNDFKETKAVLDNLVMARPQPTTRKQQNLCLDKGCDYPEVAKIVAAYGYTVHLRRRGEEHAQEKNIPGYRARHWVVERTHRWMNGNRRLLIRWEKKTANDEAFLPLACAIIAVRRTLAVFG; this is translated from the exons ATGTTGCTGCCACCTTGGCCAGACAAACCAAAAGGTGGCAGACCACCGATGCCGGACAAACAAGCCTTCTTTGCCATCCACTATATCTTGGTGACCGGTATCCAGTGGAAGGCCTTGCCGCGCTCGCTCGGTGCGCCCAGCACCGTTCATGATCGTTTCC CCAAAATGAGTGCGGTGGGCCTGTTTTTGGATCTTTGGCGTCTGGGCGTGCATACTTATGACCATGTCCTCCCTCTGATGTGGGAGTGGCAAGTTATGGATGGTGCCATCACGAAAGCCCCTCTGGGGGGCGAAAACACTGGCCCCAATCCCACCGATCGCGCCAGGCGAGGTACCAAACGGCATCTTCTGACCGATGGCCGGGGCATTCCGCTGGCACTGGTGGTGAGCGGAGCCAATCGTAATGATTTCAAAGAAACCAAAGCAGTGTTGGACAATCTCGTGATGGCACGCCCCCAACCGACCACACGCAAGCAACAAAACCTGTGTCTTGACAAAGGCTGTGATTATCCGGAAGTGGCGAAAATCGTCGCGGCATACGGTTACACCGTACACCTGCGGCGCCGCGGTGAAGAGCACGCACAGGAAAAGAACATTCCGGGTTATCGCGCGCGGCACTGGGTGGTGGAACGCACACACAGGTGGATGAATGGAAATCGCCGGCTGCTCATTCGTTGGGAAAAGAAGACGGCCAATGATGAAGCCTTTCTCCCTCTGGCGTGTGCGATCATTGCCGTTCGCCGTACCCTCGCGGTTTTCGGATAG